A region of the Emys orbicularis isolate rEmyOrb1 chromosome 6, rEmyOrb1.hap1, whole genome shotgun sequence genome:
TGGGATATTCCTAGGTGGggatccctcagtctctcctgtagAAGCTGTTCCACAGTGCCCAACCCCATCCCTAAGCTACTTTGGGGCATAGTACATTGGGCTGAACACTGATGTAAACTTAGTATGGATAAATGAGAGACAAATTGCAGGAGGTCCAATTCAGGGTATATGccctgatagatcgattactagaCGTAATGTGTATCGGGgatagatttatcgcgtctcatctagacatgataaatcgatccccgaacgcgctccccgtcgactccggaactccaccagggcgaggcgcggaagcggagttgacgggggagctgcTGCCATAGATTCcgtgccgtgaggacgcgaggtaagtcgatctaagatacgtcgacttcagctaagctattctcgtagctgaagttgcgtatattagatcgatctccccccccgtgtagaccagcccacagaAAGCATACCTATCCTATGATCTTGTGCTCCATCTGCTTGACCTGCAGAAGCACAAACTGAAAACCAATGTAAATTTGAGAGTACTGATAGTAGGGAGATATTAAGTGCCATAATAATTGCATCATCATAAGGAATTGAGGGGGGGAAAtagtcattaaaaaataatggggAAAGAAATTGGCTTCTGAGAGAAGTACAATCCATATAGAATAAAAAGAAGAGTTCTACTTCACATTGTATAGTGCTTTTAGTGTACTGTAGAATTAAGAAATTCTGTTTGCAGAGTGGCTAAGATACAATGATCAAATTCCGCTTTTTCCTCCATATATTAACAGCATTTGTGTGTGTAATCAAAGAGTCTCGGATTTGCATTTTTACTTTGTTGAGGATTAATTAAGTACTTCAACCTATGAAACAGTGTAGTTATAAACCAATGTTTGGGTGATATCATAAATGGAAAACTCAAAGAAGGTCTGGATAGGACAGAGAATTTGACAATGGAATTAAAATCCTTTCATGTAAAGCAGGGACCCCACCACCACATTCCTCAGAATACAACTGACATGTCCCGAAGTTGCCTAATGCTTGCACCTCAGTTTTTCAAAGACAAGCATTCCATTTGCAACCAACTTCCTGCTGCACTGCTGTGGAGTTTCATTAGCTttgccacttcccacagcaatAGCATAGCACCCAAGGACAACACACACACTTGCTTTACCCTGGGCATCTGGAGTTCACCCTTCACCACCTTCTGATCTTCACCAACACCAGTCAATGCTTTCCTCCCCATTCCAAGTCTTAGCTAGAAAGAACAGTCACAGGAAATGCAAACTTCAGAGTGCAGCTCACTAGATGCTGGTGGTCAACCATTGCAGGTCACACAACAGTCACTTCACAAGCTTACATTAGGCTAAGAAATAccatgtgtgaaatcctggcccagttGAAGTTAGAGGTAATTTTGCCATAGATTTCCAACAGGGTCAAGATTTCATCCTGGGACCTCGAGCTCAATTCAAAAAAAGGCTGTGGAAGCTAGTGTGCACAGGAAGTAGAACAGTCACAGTGACCCACCATTCTTGACCCCACTTTCACAAGAGACAGGAAGACCACTAACCTCAGCACTTTCAGAACAAAATGCAAAATCTACTTCTGTACACTAATCTCTCGGACTTAATTAGCAAgagtctgaaaaaaaataaaatacaaaaatcttTACTATGAGAAACTGATCAGAATGTGTGTGTTTCATTTCAGTGGCTGAACAAGCGGAGTCCATTGATAACCCATTGCATGAAGCTGCCAAAagaggtgggtgtgggtgtgtggttTGGACTGTGATACCTTGGACTTCTCATTTCGAGAATTTAAAATTTTGTAATGCCAAAAGAAGTCTTTTTGTGGTTTGTGTATGTGTGCCAACAAAGgcattttatttgaattttaaataCTGAATGTGCTGCATATTTTGGCTGGTTAACCTGAATATTTTGAATACATTTGGTATCTAAATTCTGCAGCATTGAgtagcagagtgtgtgtgtgttgggggggagggggagggaagcgggggacgAGGTGGGGGAGGTAGGGAAATCTGTTTACCAGATTGTAAATGGATGCAATATATAATGTTTGTCCTATTCCATCACTGATTAGCTTTTAAGGTGGGGGGAAAATTGTCCTCTGAACAAGATGTTAAATAAGTTGGACTATTTTTCCCCTCCATAACCTGTAGCAATAACTAAATTACTGCCAAACACTGTTTCTAATGAATCGCTAAACAAAAATTAAGATCTAATGCAACATAGCATTCATACAGAGCTAAATGCCTTTAATGGTTCTGCTACTCAATTTGTTTTCTATTTGTTTCAGGAAACCTGAGCTGGTTGAGAGAGTGCTTGGATAACCAAGTTGGTGTAAATGGTTTAGACAAAGCTGGAAGCACAGCTTTGTACTGGGCTTGCCATGGTGGGCACAAAGGTACAGTATAACACTCCAACTCTACTGATTATGTTCCAGTTTTCTCTATTTGCTCGGCTAATGGACCAGTTACTACTTAATCTGCTGTAATCAGTAACAAAAAGTCTATATACTCTTATTTAATTCAggttagcaataaataaataaaaactagcCAGCAGAGAAGGGCTCAGATCTGTCAAATGTaatgcatgtttttaaaatgtgacatCGTTAAATCCTTTTACTTTAAAAGCAGACAGACATTCTTAATCACAGTATGATTATAAAAAATGAGAGATGAAATGCAGGCTGCTGAGGGGAAGAGCAAAAAAACAAATGGTGTTTGTCACTGAGGTTTAGATATAGAAGTGAAACATTAATGTATTTGTAGTGCTTGCTCAGCAATCTTCACAGGCTTTAATAATATGGATTTTCTCTAACTGATTGGGTTTAGAGCCTCTCTCTGTGCAATCCCGACTTCAGTGCTGTACTTGGAATATAAGAAAGCAAGTTTTGGTTTCATAaagttctttttttcttcattttatgtAGATATAGTGGAAGTGCTATTTACACAGCCAAATGTAGAACTAAATCAACAGGTAGGAAGTTTATCCATTCAAACATTTACAGTGCAGTTATTGTTAATTCTTAGTGCAGGGTGATTATTTTTTGCTGTGTTTTAATCCTGTTGCTTTTCCCGGTTACTCCACAGAACAAATTGGGAGACACAGCTTTGCATGCTGCTGCTTGGAAGGGTTATGCAGATATTGTAGAGATGCTACTGGCAAAGGGTAAAGATCTTCACCAAGATTTCAATACTCTGTGTGTGGCAAAGCTGCTTCCTGTGTGTAAATCACTGCTGAGTTTGTAATTTGCATATTTTATAAATTTGTTTTCTATAATCTGGTCATGGTTCCTAGCTAGACCAGCATATCTTTGTAAACCATGCAAACCCTGGAAGTTGTCTGTGCAACAGGCTGACCTGTCCAGGGTAAAATTTCACCCTGCTGTGGAAGACAAAAATAGGTACCAAAACCCAGTTAAGAAGCAAGGGAGCTCCACAGCTCCTAAGTAGGAGCCAGATCCTAAGCCCACTGGgtatctttctattgactttggaTAAATCCCTAGATGAGCTCCCCATTGCCCTTTCCCATCAGTCATGCTGACCAGGCTACTTGTATGAGAAGTGATTTCATTTTACTGAAGGTTTTGCTAGAACAGCATTTTTGAACATAATTGGAATTTCTTTTTGTAAAGGGGCAAGAACAGATTTAAGAAACAATGAGAAGAAATTGGCTCTGGATATGGCTACCAATGCTGCCTGTGCTTCCCTGCTTAAAAAGAAACAAGGGACAGGTATTGTTTGTTTCTCACTTCTTTGTTCAGTTGGGACCACGGGGAGCCACGCTCTGACAGAGCTAGAGTTCATCAAAGCAACTCCATTTTGATGAACCACAGGAAACTCATCAGAACTCAGCTTCTAAGTCACCAGGAGGCTAGGGAGGTTGAGGAGCATGACTGTCCAGGAGGATCATGGGATTGGAGAGGACTCCTGGTGGAGAGCAAAGGTGGGGGTCTCCTGTGGAAGCAGGGCATTCCTGGAGGATGGAGCATGATGGGAGGGAGAAGCGGGCAAGAAAGGGAGCTGTACTCTATactagtggttctcaacaagGGCTCCGGGGCCCCTTGGTGGGGGCAGCGagctggtttcagggggtccgccaagcatggctggcattagactcgttaaggcccaggacagaaagctgaagccccaccatgcaggactgcagcctgggtccctgagctccagcacctggggctgaagcttgaGCAACTTAGTTTCGCAGTGCCCCTTGTGGTGTGGGCCCCCAGGTAATTGCCCTGcttcctaccccttaatgccagccgTAGCTTTTACATGGAGGAAAATAGTTGTTGTGGTataggtgggccatggagtttttataataTGTtgggaggggcctcagaaagaaaaaggttgagaacccctgctctgtaCTTCATGTGGTTAGCCATATGAAATGTTCTCATGGCTATTTCTCCCCCCACAGCTTATCCCAGAAGCAGAAACCACTCTTTTCTCTGTCACaaccccaacctcctgctggTTTGAGAAAGGGAGTTGTGCTCTATTGTTTGTCAGAATATAATCTTCCCACAACCCACCCATATCCCCACTCCCCTGAcatattaactttttaaacacaGATATATATTCACATACACACATACTGATACAGGGCAGTTTTAAAAAGCTTAAAGGTGGTTGTTCAGGTTCAGGGAGGAGATAGGTGGATTGTGGGAGGAAGTAGAAGTGAGATGGGGAACCTATATGGAGTGTAGATGGGATGGAGAATGAGTTAAAAGGAAATAGGACGAAGTATATCTTAGCAATGCAATCTAACAATCTTAATTCAAAGTTAGCAACAATTTTGTTTGGGGGATAGTTTTATGGAAGCATAACTAGGCAAGAAAGAGCTATTACAACCATCCTTCAATAATGTTAGTGAAACATCTGACAACTCCTTAACTTTGAGTATTTTATGTAAGTTAGGGGGTGGTAGCATAATACTCAATTTCCTGCAACATCAGAATATCTCCTTTGTCAACTTGGGGTCAGAAAGAAACAGCTGTAACAGGAGCCACAGTTTTTTCCTCAGTTCCTATACATTTTTCTAGTGTGAATTAATCTCCAttagaagtatttttttttatcttcctCTTTCAGAATTCTGGGATTCAAGCCATCTGCTACTGAATCCTTTTCTGTTCTAATGTTCCTATTAGTTACATTGCTTTTTCATTTTCCATCTCCAGAAAGGTAATCTTTATTTCTGGAATATTTCCTTCAAGACAACGGAGAGACAAAAATCACGTAGTTTTTCCTTAATATCCACCTAATCTATCACCAAGTTACCTTTACTCACAAAATGTAATTTGTAATATTGTTTGCAGTTTTCATTTCAACGTCAGTCTTTAACTTCTTGCTCACTTCTCTCCTTTAAATTGATCTTCCATAATCTTCCCTCTTGTCAATAGGGTCACAGCTACAGGTGTGCTTTTCTTTTTCCCTGAATTTTCTGATCATTCATATTTGATTCTCTTCTTCCCCTCATATTATGTTTGTTTCTCAAATGCATATGCATCTATTGAACTCCTTGCAATTTACATTTCAGTACT
Encoded here:
- the OSTF1 gene encoding osteoclast-stimulating factor 1 isoform X1, coding for MSKPPPKPAKPGQVKVFRALYTFEPRTPDELYFEEGDIIYISDMSDTNWWKGTCKGRTGLIPSNYVAEQAESIDNPLHEAAKRGNLSWLRECLDNQVGVNGLDKAGSTALYWACHGGHKDIVEVLFTQPNVELNQQNKLGDTALHAAAWKGYADIVEMLLAKGARTDLRNNEKKLALDMATNAACASLLKKKQGTDTVRTLSNAEEYLDDEDSD
- the OSTF1 gene encoding osteoclast-stimulating factor 1 isoform X2; the protein is MSKPPPKPAKPGQVKVFRALYTFEPRTPDELYFEEGDIIYISDMSDTNWWKGTCKGRTGLIPSNYVAEQAESIDNPLHEAAKRGNLSWLRECLDNQVGVNGLDKAGSTALYWACHGGHKDIVEVLFTQPNVELNQQNKLGDTALHAAAWKGYADIVEMLLAKGARTDLRNNEKKLALDMATNAACASLLKKKQGTVRTLSNAEEYLDDEDSD